The following are encoded in a window of Maridesulfovibrio ferrireducens genomic DNA:
- a CDS encoding aconitate hydratase — MGLNITEKIISSHLITGKMEPGSEIGLKIDQTLTQDATGTMAYLQFEAMGIAKVQTELSVSYVDHNTLQMGFRNPDDHQYLRTVAAKYGVVFSPAGTGICHQLHLENFAKPGATLIGSDSHTPTAGGLGSLAMGAGGLSVALAMAGQPYSIPMPKVVKVELTGKLTGWATAKDIILHLLGLLTVKGGVGKVFEFGGKGVETLTVPERAVITNMGAELGATTSLFPSDKQTEKFLKAMGREEDFSELIADADATYSDTVVINLSELEPLVAQPHMPDRVVSVKSLAGLKVSQSAIGSCTNSSYSDLKTTVLILKDNQLPQGVDLMISPGSKQVLKMLASEGLIGPLLDSGARLLECTCGPCIGMGGSPVSAGVSVRTFNRNFEGRSGTQDAKVYLASPQTAAKLALAGEFTDPATWGTPPEKIEFPAEIPSIRHLFIFPPENDEKVEIVRGPNIIPLESFSALPEIITSEVRLKVGDDITTDHILPAGAQITALRSNIPAISEYIFSRVDENFVSRMKNSDNGIILGGENYGQGSSREHAALGPRHLGVVAVIVKSLARIHRANLINFGILPLVLSNKSDYDKLSEGSGLSLETTSLTPGGVAEMTTTDGLKIKVENDLSEKELAIILAGGLLNYVGRK, encoded by the coding sequence ATGGGTTTAAATATTACTGAAAAAATTATTTCCAGCCATCTGATAACTGGAAAAATGGAACCGGGCTCTGAAATCGGCCTTAAAATCGACCAGACTTTGACCCAGGATGCCACCGGAACCATGGCGTATCTACAATTTGAAGCCATGGGTATTGCCAAAGTACAGACTGAACTTTCTGTAAGTTATGTTGACCACAACACCTTGCAGATGGGGTTCCGCAACCCTGATGACCATCAGTATCTCAGAACAGTAGCTGCCAAGTACGGAGTAGTTTTCTCGCCAGCAGGAACAGGCATCTGCCACCAGCTGCACCTCGAGAATTTTGCTAAACCGGGTGCAACTCTGATCGGTTCTGACAGCCACACCCCCACTGCCGGCGGACTCGGTTCTCTGGCTATGGGCGCAGGCGGACTATCCGTAGCTCTTGCTATGGCAGGCCAGCCTTATTCTATCCCCATGCCTAAAGTTGTTAAGGTCGAACTGACCGGAAAGCTGACCGGCTGGGCAACCGCTAAAGATATCATCCTCCACCTCCTTGGGCTGCTCACAGTCAAAGGAGGCGTAGGAAAAGTCTTCGAATTCGGCGGCAAAGGTGTTGAAACTCTGACAGTTCCAGAACGCGCGGTTATCACTAACATGGGCGCAGAACTCGGAGCAACAACCTCCCTTTTCCCAAGTGACAAGCAGACTGAAAAATTCCTCAAAGCTATGGGCCGCGAAGAAGATTTCAGCGAACTTATCGCGGATGCAGATGCAACATACTCTGATACCGTTGTAATCAACCTTTCCGAACTTGAACCGTTAGTAGCGCAGCCTCACATGCCGGACCGCGTAGTAAGTGTTAAATCTCTTGCCGGTCTCAAAGTCAGCCAGTCTGCAATCGGTTCCTGTACCAACTCTTCATATTCAGACCTCAAGACAACAGTACTGATTCTAAAAGACAACCAGCTTCCTCAGGGTGTTGATCTGATGATCTCCCCCGGTTCCAAGCAGGTGTTAAAAATGCTCGCGTCCGAAGGACTTATCGGGCCTTTACTTGATTCAGGAGCAAGACTTCTTGAATGTACTTGCGGTCCCTGTATCGGCATGGGCGGGTCTCCTGTCTCCGCCGGAGTCAGCGTAAGAACTTTCAACCGTAACTTTGAAGGCCGCAGCGGAACTCAGGATGCCAAGGTTTACCTTGCGTCCCCTCAGACCGCAGCCAAACTGGCTCTTGCAGGCGAATTCACAGACCCTGCAACATGGGGAACTCCTCCGGAAAAGATCGAATTTCCTGCTGAGATTCCTTCTATTCGCCACCTTTTCATTTTCCCTCCTGAAAACGATGAAAAAGTAGAGATCGTTCGCGGTCCTAATATTATACCTCTTGAATCCTTTTCAGCTTTACCTGAAATAATCACTTCTGAAGTACGTCTTAAAGTCGGTGATGACATCACAACTGACCATATTCTCCCTGCCGGAGCACAGATAACAGCTCTGCGTTCAAACATTCCTGCCATCAGCGAATACATTTTCAGCCGCGTTGACGAAAACTTCGTCAGCAGAATGAAAAATTCTGACAACGGAATAATCCTCGGCGGAGAAAACTACGGACAAGGCTCAAGCCGCGAACACGCTGCTCTGGGACCGCGTCACCTTGGTGTTGTGGCTGTCATTGTTAAGTCTCTTGCACGCATCCATAGAGCAAATCTTATCAATTTCGGCATTCTACCCCTTGTACTATCTAACAAGAGCGATTACGACAAACTATCCGAAGGAAGCGGTCTGTCCCTCGAAACTACATCATTGACTCCGGGCGGAGTGGCAGAAATGACCACTACAGACGGTCTCAAGATCAAAGTCGAGAACGATCTTTCCGAAAAAGAACTGGCTATAATCTTAGCTGGCGGTCTGCTTAACTACGTTGGCAGAAAATAA
- a CDS encoding SurA N-terminal domain-containing protein, giving the protein MLDIMRQNAQGWGIKVLFGIIILVFIFAFGMSGFDGNTDPVIAYVNDEPIPTQEFVKIYRQTAEILREQDPTIDPDQLQSPEFKKAILNQLINSKILEAEARRLGISISNSELYYEISKIPAFATAEGKFDKARYQGYLQGRQMSASTFENDMRSSNLIQKIQEYVAIPAVPTEAQARALFDWAGERAQIDYYYVSGADFLDKAKIEDAAIEAYYKANPNSFTVPTRSIIEYISFTPEELSVYEDVSPEELSSYYAANKDQYEQDEQVKARHILLLVDENASAADIKKAENKIQKILAKAKSGEDFAKLAKKYSEGPSKTKGGELGWFSRGAMVKPFEDAAFKLKKGQISEPVRTRFGFHIIKVDDTRESGQKAFDQVETEIKNTIAQEKAADSISTKLDHAIDLLASGMKLDAVGEELGVAIQKSEKATLENLTRAFGMTEDAAQTIIALPKGSSTEMPIAVDNGYLIAQKVEEIPASLNPLEEVKKDINDFLAQQQAMQMAKIKATVIMGKLSTPATAEQGLKSIKKDLKTSEPFGRDGFIPGLGMNPKLAETAFASTKNTWLPQAFELPGGYIVARLDERIPPSEETWESQKQAILTSLERQQANEMINSFMTELRSKAKVEVVRPDILNN; this is encoded by the coding sequence ATGCTGGACATTATGCGCCAAAATGCCCAAGGCTGGGGCATTAAAGTTTTATTCGGTATCATCATTCTGGTTTTCATTTTTGCCTTCGGCATGAGCGGTTTTGACGGCAACACTGATCCTGTCATCGCTTACGTAAATGACGAACCGATCCCCACGCAGGAATTCGTTAAAATCTATCGCCAGACTGCTGAGATTCTCAGAGAACAAGACCCTACTATTGATCCTGATCAGCTCCAGTCTCCTGAATTTAAAAAAGCAATCCTGAATCAGCTTATTAATTCAAAAATTCTTGAAGCTGAAGCTAGACGTCTTGGAATTTCCATTTCAAACAGCGAACTCTATTACGAAATCAGCAAAATACCTGCTTTTGCCACTGCCGAGGGTAAATTTGATAAAGCGCGTTACCAAGGCTACCTGCAGGGTAGACAGATGTCTGCCTCAACTTTTGAAAACGACATGCGTAGCAGCAATCTTATTCAGAAGATTCAGGAATATGTAGCGATTCCAGCTGTCCCTACCGAAGCTCAGGCTCGCGCGCTCTTCGACTGGGCTGGCGAAAGAGCTCAGATCGATTACTATTATGTATCCGGTGCTGACTTTCTAGACAAAGCAAAAATCGAAGACGCTGCGATTGAAGCTTACTACAAAGCTAACCCCAACAGCTTTACTGTTCCGACTCGCAGTATAATTGAATACATTTCCTTCACTCCTGAAGAATTATCTGTATATGAAGATGTAAGCCCTGAAGAGCTAAGCAGCTACTATGCCGCAAACAAAGATCAGTATGAGCAGGATGAACAGGTAAAAGCCCGTCACATTCTGCTGCTTGTTGATGAAAATGCCAGTGCTGCCGACATTAAAAAAGCAGAAAATAAAATTCAGAAAATTCTAGCGAAAGCAAAATCCGGTGAAGATTTTGCAAAACTTGCAAAAAAATATTCCGAAGGCCCCAGCAAGACAAAAGGCGGAGAACTCGGATGGTTCAGCCGCGGCGCAATGGTTAAACCTTTCGAAGATGCAGCTTTCAAGCTTAAAAAGGGTCAAATCAGTGAGCCTGTCCGTACACGCTTCGGCTTCCACATAATCAAAGTTGATGACACCCGCGAATCGGGACAGAAAGCTTTCGATCAGGTCGAAACTGAAATTAAAAATACAATTGCTCAGGAAAAAGCTGCTGATTCAATCAGCACAAAGCTGGACCATGCAATCGACCTCCTCGCTTCAGGCATGAAACTTGACGCCGTTGGCGAAGAACTCGGAGTTGCAATCCAGAAAAGTGAAAAAGCAACCCTTGAGAACCTCACCCGTGCGTTCGGTATGACTGAAGACGCAGCACAAACAATTATAGCTCTTCCTAAAGGTAGCTCTACCGAGATGCCTATTGCAGTAGATAATGGATATCTTATAGCTCAGAAAGTTGAAGAAATCCCTGCCTCTCTCAATCCGCTTGAAGAAGTTAAGAAAGACATCAACGACTTTCTTGCTCAGCAGCAGGCAATGCAGATGGCAAAAATTAAAGCAACTGTTATCATGGGCAAGCTTTCCACTCCGGCAACAGCTGAACAGGGACTTAAATCAATCAAAAAAGACCTCAAAACCTCTGAGCCTTTCGGTAGAGACGGTTTTATTCCCGGTCTTGGTATGAATCCTAAACTGGCTGAAACTGCATTTGCGTCAACCAAAAACACTTGGTTGCCACAAGCTTTTGAACTTCCCGGCGGCTACATTGTCGCAAGGCTTGATGAACGCATTCCGCCAAGTGAAGAAACATGGGAAAGCCAGAAACAGGCTATCCTCACAAGCCTCGAACGCCAGCAGGCTAATGAAATGATTAATTCATTCATGACAGAATTGCGATCCAAAGCAAAAGTCGAAGTTGTCCGCCCGGACATTCTTAATAATTAA
- the argJ gene encoding bifunctional glutamate N-acetyltransferase/amino-acid acetyltransferase ArgJ yields MLSIPKGFKFSCINAGFKYINRNDLTLILSETPAAGAGVFTKNKFQAAPVTVCKETLSNSSYVRGALINAGQANACTGAEGITDCKKTLELVAKGLNLKSSDLLPASTGVIGPRFDMDKWELAAPRLVETLGEADPVQAAKAIMTTDKFPKLAWGSVKSENGSAQILGMCKGAGMICPDMATMLGFIICDAEVDPVWWQETLKRCVDKSFNCITVDGDTSTNDSVMAFANGASNYKTDSPETRDALEAALLDVCQSLSYMIVQDAEGGTKVMSIKVSGARSDDDAKLIARAVGNSPLVKTALFGEDPNWGRIVAAAGRSGAEFNPDMLTLRFGKITVFKEGKPVEGDMDALLDPIMRKQDIEIIIDLGDGDGTARLMASDLTNEYISINADYRS; encoded by the coding sequence ATGCTGTCCATTCCTAAAGGATTCAAATTTTCCTGCATTAACGCAGGGTTCAAGTATATTAATAGAAATGATTTAACCCTGATCCTCAGCGAAACTCCCGCCGCCGGAGCAGGTGTTTTTACAAAAAACAAATTTCAGGCTGCTCCGGTAACGGTTTGTAAAGAGACTCTTAGTAATTCCTCCTATGTTCGTGGAGCATTAATCAATGCGGGGCAGGCTAATGCCTGCACCGGAGCGGAAGGAATTACCGATTGCAAAAAGACACTTGAACTTGTTGCCAAAGGTCTGAACCTCAAATCCTCCGACCTGCTCCCTGCATCAACTGGTGTTATCGGGCCGCGTTTTGATATGGATAAATGGGAACTGGCCGCGCCTCGTCTTGTTGAAACTCTGGGTGAAGCCGATCCTGTGCAGGCCGCTAAAGCCATCATGACAACTGACAAATTCCCCAAACTTGCATGGGGTTCAGTAAAATCTGAAAACGGTTCAGCTCAAATACTGGGCATGTGTAAAGGCGCTGGTATGATCTGCCCGGACATGGCAACCATGCTCGGATTTATTATCTGCGATGCCGAAGTTGATCCTGTCTGGTGGCAAGAAACCCTTAAACGCTGCGTTGATAAATCTTTCAATTGCATCACCGTTGACGGCGACACAAGTACCAACGATTCAGTTATGGCTTTTGCAAACGGAGCTTCAAACTATAAAACTGATTCACCTGAAACACGTGATGCGCTTGAAGCAGCACTGCTCGATGTCTGTCAGTCGTTATCTTACATGATTGTTCAGGACGCTGAAGGCGGAACAAAAGTCATGTCTATAAAAGTTTCCGGCGCCCGCAGTGATGATGATGCAAAACTTATTGCGCGCGCAGTGGGTAACTCTCCACTGGTAAAAACAGCTCTGTTCGGTGAAGACCCCAACTGGGGCCGCATCGTCGCAGCGGCCGGACGAAGCGGAGCAGAATTTAATCCAGATATGTTAACTCTTCGTTTCGGCAAGATCACCGTTTTCAAGGAAGGCAAACCGGTCGAAGGCGACATGGATGCCCTGCTTGACCCGATCATGCGCAAACAGGACATAGAAATCATCATAGATTTAGGTGACGGAGACGGAACAGCCCGGCTTATGGCATCAGATCTCACCAACGAATATATCAGCATTAATGCCGACTATCGGTCCTAA
- a CDS encoding HD domain-containing protein — translation MKNIKSRDKMTRLADFLFEVGMLRKTPRTGYQFLGSGSESVADHSYRVAVLGYVLADMAEADMARTVFMCLFHDLHEARTGDFNYVNRIYNRSYRDKALRHTLEGTGLEDKIYPHWEELEKCESIESLLAQDADQIDFILNLKEEHDMGNPYAATWMESALKRLRTEQGKKLAETISKTDHKEWWYLGPPPSWWENKSGPDEEE, via the coding sequence ATGAAAAACATTAAAAGTCGCGACAAAATGACCCGACTGGCCGATTTCCTTTTTGAAGTCGGCATGCTTAGAAAAACTCCGCGCACAGGATACCAGTTTCTAGGATCAGGCTCTGAATCTGTTGCGGATCATTCATACAGAGTTGCCGTTCTTGGATATGTCCTTGCTGATATGGCTGAGGCGGATATGGCCCGCACTGTTTTCATGTGTCTATTCCACGATCTGCATGAAGCCCGCACCGGAGACTTCAACTACGTCAACCGGATATATAACAGAAGCTACCGTGATAAAGCCCTGCGTCATACCCTCGAAGGAACAGGCCTTGAAGATAAAATTTATCCACACTGGGAAGAACTTGAAAAATGTGAATCAATTGAATCACTACTTGCTCAGGATGCTGATCAGATAGATTTTATTTTAAATCTCAAAGAAGAACACGATATGGGGAATCCATACGCGGCCACATGGATGGAATCCGCTCTTAAACGGTTGCGCACTGAGCAAGGTAAAAAACTTGCTGAAACCATTTCTAAGACTGATCATAAAGAATGGTGGTATCTAGGACCGCCCCCGAGTTGGTGGGAAAACAAAAGCGGTCCGGACGAAGAGGAATAG
- a CDS encoding MlaE family ABC transporter permease, with protein sequence MPHFASDKLIMQPFALVGRISLNILGEAGAMCIFLFETILHVFSSLSIFPKIIKELYFIGVRSITVISLIGVFTGMVIGLQTYYALSKFGSEGFLGAAVALSLVRELGPVLTAIMLTGRAGSSMTAEIGVMRISEQIDALELMDINPINYLVSPKLIASLISFPILTALFDLIGIVGGYITGVALLGGNSGVYFHRVYTSLSWEDISAGFAKSLVFAVLVCTVCCFQGYFTHFRKDGKGPEGVSQATTSAVVMSCVMVLVSDYILTSLLF encoded by the coding sequence ATGCCGCATTTCGCCTCAGACAAACTGATTATGCAGCCCTTCGCATTAGTGGGAAGGATCAGCCTTAATATCCTCGGAGAAGCCGGTGCAATGTGCATCTTCCTTTTCGAGACGATTCTGCATGTTTTCAGTTCGTTGTCCATTTTTCCGAAAATTATTAAAGAGCTTTATTTTATTGGAGTCAGGTCTATAACCGTTATTTCCTTGATCGGTGTGTTTACGGGGATGGTTATAGGTCTTCAGACATACTATGCTCTTTCTAAATTCGGGTCTGAAGGCTTTCTGGGAGCTGCGGTAGCCCTTTCTCTGGTCCGCGAATTAGGACCAGTCCTGACGGCAATAATGCTCACAGGGCGCGCCGGTTCATCTATGACAGCTGAAATCGGGGTGATGCGCATATCCGAACAGATTGATGCGCTTGAACTGATGGATATCAACCCCATCAACTATCTGGTAAGTCCGAAACTGATCGCATCACTTATTTCTTTCCCGATTTTAACTGCTCTTTTTGATCTCATCGGGATTGTAGGCGGTTACATAACCGGAGTGGCCCTTCTTGGCGGCAACTCAGGCGTTTATTTTCATAGAGTCTACACCTCACTTAGCTGGGAAGATATTTCTGCCGGATTCGCCAAATCTCTTGTTTTTGCTGTTCTCGTTTGTACAGTCTGCTGTTTTCAAGGATACTTCACCCATTTCCGTAAAGATGGAAAAGGCCCCGAAGGAGTCAGTCAAGCAACAACCTCAGCGGTTGTTATGTCCTGCGTAATGGTGCTTGTGTCTGACTACATTTTGACCTCGTTACTTTTTTAA
- a CDS encoding ABC transporter ATP-binding protein, whose amino-acid sequence MKNSAPDIRIENLTIGYDGTPVVNNINATLPGGGVTVILGGSGCGKSTLLKNILRLNTPLGGAVFLGKHNILTLKRKAFRCLKQRIGVLFQDGALLGSLNLFDNVALPLREHTRLKSSEVSKVVKAKLNLVGLEPFVDYFPNELSGGMRKRAGLARAMVMDPDILFCDEPTSGLDPINSAELDELLLELKESFDMTIVVVSHDLASMKTIADHVLVLGEGTALFEGSKESLLATENPYLRQFLDRQGQKREAPRLTMPPLDPSVMKMDCTRYLGDQDNK is encoded by the coding sequence ATGAAAAACTCAGCACCTGATATACGCATTGAAAACCTGACCATCGGATATGATGGAACTCCTGTGGTTAATAACATTAATGCAACTTTGCCCGGTGGCGGTGTTACCGTAATCCTCGGTGGATCAGGATGCGGAAAGTCAACACTGCTGAAAAACATACTTAGACTTAACACTCCTCTCGGGGGAGCCGTTTTTCTTGGCAAACACAATATTTTAACATTAAAAAGAAAAGCATTTCGATGTCTGAAACAACGTATAGGCGTACTTTTTCAGGACGGTGCTCTTCTTGGTTCTTTGAATTTATTTGATAACGTGGCTCTTCCGCTCAGAGAACATACACGACTTAAGTCCTCCGAAGTTTCTAAAGTTGTCAAAGCGAAACTGAATCTTGTCGGACTTGAACCTTTCGTTGACTATTTTCCAAATGAACTTTCAGGTGGAATGAGAAAGAGAGCAGGACTTGCAAGGGCCATGGTTATGGACCCTGATATCCTTTTCTGCGATGAGCCTACATCAGGCCTTGATCCTATAAATTCTGCGGAACTGGATGAACTGCTTCTGGAACTTAAAGAGAGCTTTGATATGACAATCGTTGTTGTCAGTCACGACCTTGCTAGTATGAAAACAATTGCAGACCACGTTCTTGTTCTCGGTGAAGGCACGGCTCTTTTCGAAGGAAGCAAGGAATCTCTTTTAGCAACGGAAAACCCTTATTTACGACAGTTTCTTGATAGACAAGGGCAAAAAAGGGAAGCACCAAGACTAACAATGCCCCCTCTCGACCCATCAGTAATGAAAATGGACTGCACCAGATATCTTGGTGATCAGGATAATAAATGA
- the mlaD gene encoding outer membrane lipid asymmetry maintenance protein MlaD has protein sequence MKKYSKETTVGLFVLIGLLLIVYMSVKLGDVRILSDSHYHVSASFNDISGLRINAPVEIMGVPVGFVDNISLNLETQKAVVGLSLEKKIELTDDAIASIKTSGLIGDKYVKIALGGVGDPIEPGGTIIETESAIDVEDLISKYVFGKV, from the coding sequence ATGAAAAAATACTCTAAGGAAACAACTGTTGGATTATTCGTACTCATAGGACTGCTGCTGATAGTCTATATGAGTGTTAAACTTGGAGACGTGCGCATTTTATCAGACAGCCACTATCACGTGAGTGCCAGTTTTAATGATATATCCGGACTCAGGATAAATGCTCCTGTTGAAATAATGGGAGTCCCAGTTGGCTTTGTCGACAATATTTCCTTAAACCTTGAAACTCAAAAAGCGGTTGTAGGACTCAGTCTGGAAAAAAAGATTGAACTTACGGACGATGCAATTGCATCTATAAAAACCAGCGGGTTGATAGGCGATAAGTATGTTAAAATTGCTCTCGGCGGTGTCGGAGACCCCATTGAACCGGGCGGAACGATTATCGAGACAGAATCGGCGATTGATGTTGAAGACTTGATTAGTAAATATGTTTTTGGCAAGGTCTAA
- a CDS encoding ABC transporter substrate-binding protein yields the protein MKRITTISIFLLLLSLASLPCFAATANSPLERLRSGVQSVINVLNDPQYKGVVDKQDEMNAKVREAVKSFFNFRELSKRTIGRPWLKFSPEEQDKFISLFTQLLEETYLGRIEDYTNEKVSFDKETIIKAKYAQVDTRLLTKKEAVPVIYRLKLIDNAWNVYDVKIEGISLVNNYRSQFAGILDTSSDDKFEISKKELFTRLEQKCHELKYQQAKK from the coding sequence ATGAAAAGAATCACAACCATATCCATCTTCCTCCTGCTTTTGAGCCTGGCGTCACTCCCATGTTTCGCCGCAACTGCAAATTCACCACTGGAACGGCTGCGTTCCGGCGTACAAAGCGTTATTAATGTTCTTAATGACCCTCAATATAAAGGCGTTGTTGATAAGCAGGATGAAATGAACGCGAAAGTCCGGGAAGCAGTCAAAAGCTTTTTCAATTTTCGTGAGCTGTCAAAAAGGACAATAGGCCGGCCATGGCTTAAGTTTTCCCCCGAAGAACAAGACAAGTTTATTTCTCTTTTCACTCAACTGCTTGAAGAAACTTACCTTGGTAGAATTGAAGATTATACCAATGAAAAGGTCTCATTTGACAAAGAGACAATAATAAAGGCAAAATACGCTCAGGTAGACACTAGATTGCTTACAAAGAAAGAAGCTGTTCCTGTCATTTATCGTCTAAAATTGATCGATAATGCTTGGAATGTTTATGATGTAAAAATTGAAGGTATCAGTCTAGTCAACAATTACAGATCCCAATTTGCTGGAATCCTTGACACAAGTTCGGATGACAAATTCGAAATAAGCAAAAAAGAACTGTTTACGCGCCTCGAACAGAAGTGCCATGAATTGAAATACCAACAAGCAAAAAAATAA
- a CDS encoding MlaA family lipoprotein, translating into MTIKNSASNALLAFLVLTFILLTFPSQVRSAESTDPILVAQVGSGVIGAVEKDNESSPSDDDFDDDIWGDTEAQQQTGASDPWEGYNRAMFTFNDFMYFKITKPVTQGYMYVMPLRPRTWINNFFQNLLYPVRVTSCLLQAKFFTAGAETSKFVANTVVGMGGLGNVAGSRQSTMPLYLGNEDMGQTFGVWGISNGPYFVIPVLGPSTVRDAVGLGIDTFVLNPFWWFGIPWYYSVSAGAYNQINKLSFHLGEYESLKEGAIDPYLALRNAYLQYRTKQVNDAKRGRPAPASSIVTDPNAETQPAN; encoded by the coding sequence ATGACTATAAAAAATTCAGCTTCAAATGCGCTTCTAGCTTTTTTAGTGCTGACCTTCATCCTGCTGACCTTTCCCTCACAGGTAAGATCCGCCGAAAGCACTGACCCTATACTTGTCGCACAAGTCGGTTCAGGGGTTATCGGCGCAGTAGAAAAAGATAACGAATCATCTCCGAGCGATGATGATTTCGATGATGACATCTGGGGCGATACGGAAGCACAGCAGCAAACAGGTGCTTCTGACCCATGGGAAGGCTACAACCGGGCAATGTTTACGTTTAATGATTTTATGTACTTTAAAATCACTAAACCCGTAACGCAAGGGTACATGTATGTCATGCCTCTTCGCCCGAGAACATGGATAAACAACTTTTTCCAGAACCTGCTTTACCCTGTTCGAGTAACAAGCTGTCTGCTTCAAGCCAAATTTTTCACTGCCGGCGCTGAAACATCTAAATTCGTGGCCAATACCGTTGTCGGTATGGGCGGTCTCGGTAATGTTGCAGGATCACGCCAGTCTACCATGCCTCTCTACTTAGGTAATGAAGACATGGGACAGACTTTCGGAGTATGGGGAATTTCGAATGGCCCTTACTTTGTCATTCCTGTTCTTGGACCATCTACAGTGCGTGATGCTGTCGGACTTGGAATTGATACATTCGTGCTCAATCCTTTCTGGTGGTTCGGTATTCCTTGGTATTATTCAGTTTCAGCCGGAGCTTACAATCAGATCAACAAGCTTTCATTCCACCTTGGTGAATATGAATCCCTTAAAGAGGGTGCTATTGATCCTTACCTTGCTCTAAGAAACGCATATTTGCAGTATAGAACAAAGCAAGTTAATGACGCTAAACGCGGACGTCCGGCACCGGCTTCAAGCATTGTGACCGACCCTAATGCGGAAACTCAGCCGGCGAACTAA
- a CDS encoding YfcE family phosphodiesterase — protein sequence MKIAVISDTHLREPDSRLTEIFNEHLADADLLIHCGDLVSFSVWQFFCQHPNFYAALGNCDDWKLSDQLRPLESLSFQGLRIGIAHGWGSRSQVSRNVANSFSPDFDLLCYGHTHIQDWSVVNGIQMLNPGSLTSPRDSKPPSVAILEVAKNMNLSCSFIPVD from the coding sequence GTGAAAATAGCTGTTATCTCTGATACACATCTCCGTGAGCCTGATTCCAGACTCACGGAGATTTTTAATGAACATCTGGCAGATGCAGATCTGCTCATTCATTGCGGTGATTTAGTCTCTTTTTCAGTCTGGCAATTCTTCTGCCAGCATCCCAATTTCTATGCCGCGCTGGGTAACTGTGACGACTGGAAGCTCTCGGACCAACTGCGCCCACTAGAATCACTTTCTTTCCAAGGACTCAGGATCGGAATTGCTCACGGATGGGGAAGCCGCTCTCAAGTATCGAGGAATGTAGCTAATTCCTTCAGTCCTGATTTTGACCTTCTCTGCTACGGGCATACTCACATTCAAGACTGGTCGGTTGTTAACGGCATTCAAATGCTGAACCCCGGGAGCCTTACCTCACCTCGAGATAGCAAGCCGCCGAGTGTTGCTATTCTAGAAGTTGCAAAAAATATGAACCTTTCCTGTTCCTTTATCCCTGTCGACTAA
- a CDS encoding MarC family protein has translation MLAVFFQTYLKLFFILTPFFAISAFLSLTQDLSPADRKKTAVKVTLAVIISSLVVYLYGRYIFELFGITLDAFRIGAGAILFLSAMNMVGGGGKKFEAGNDDDDIAVVPLAIPIVVGPGTIGALLVMGSTVQGLKDQALACAALLSAVLTVGVLLFVSSGLKRLLGKRGLNILSRLTGLLVASIAAQIFFTGLRNFMLN, from the coding sequence ATGCTCGCAGTCTTTTTTCAAACATATTTAAAATTGTTTTTTATCCTAACCCCGTTTTTTGCCATATCTGCATTTTTATCTCTGACGCAGGATCTGAGTCCTGCGGATCGAAAAAAAACTGCTGTAAAGGTTACACTGGCGGTCATAATAAGCTCTCTGGTGGTTTATCTCTATGGACGTTATATTTTTGAACTGTTCGGCATCACTCTTGATGCTTTCCGAATTGGAGCAGGCGCGATCCTCTTTTTGTCTGCCATGAACATGGTCGGCGGTGGCGGGAAAAAATTTGAAGCTGGCAATGATGATGATGATATTGCAGTTGTTCCTTTAGCTATTCCTATCGTAGTCGGTCCGGGGACCATCGGAGCACTTCTCGTAATGGGGTCAACTGTTCAAGGTCTGAAAGATCAGGCTTTAGCTTGCGCAGCTCTTCTAAGCGCGGTATTAACAGTCGGTGTTCTTTTGTTTGTATCTTCGGGTCTTAAGCGTTTACTTGGTAAGCGCGGACTGAATATTTTGAGCAGACTGACCGGACTGTTAGTCGCCTCGATTGCAGCTCAGATATTTTTCACTGGACTGCGAAATTTTATGCTGAATTAA